The nucleotide window GGCGCGCCGCCTCGGCGAAGAGGCGCGCCAGTGAACTGGAACCTCGTCGAGATCGCGCGGCGGCTGGACGCGGCGCCCGGCGGCGTGCTCGTGGACCAGCTCTGCGGGGAGTTCGGCATCCGGCCGCGCACGTTCCGGAAGTACAAGCGGCTGCTCGAAGACGAGTCGGAGGCGCTGTTCGGGCGCGCGGTCAAGGTCGAGCTGACCGGCCGCGGCGAGGACCGGCGGATCGCCTTGCGGGACGCGCGGCCGCCCGACGCGAACCACCTCCTCGAGCAGCTCGGCGCGCTCTACCTGGCGCAGCAACTGCTCGGCTTCGCCGCGGGGTCGCCGCTCCTCGGCGAGATCGAGAAGATCGCCGGGCGGATCGCGGCGGCCGCGCCGAAGAAGGCCGTTCTCGGCGTCCAGGTCGATCGGCTGCGGCGGATGGTCCACTTCGTGCCGTCGGGCCACAAGGACTACCGCGCCAAGGCGCCGCTCGTCTCCGCGCTGTTCGGCGCGATCATCGGACGGCGGCGGATCTCGTTTCGGTATCGAGCCCTCGCGCGGCAGGCGCCGGAACAAGTCGACGCGGAGCCGCTCTCGCTCGTCATGTACAAGGGCGGCCTCTACGTCGTCGCGCGGCTGGATCGGCGCCCGCCGGGCGACGAGCCGGCGACCCTCTCGGTGGACCGGATGACGGACCTCGAGATCTCGGAGCGGACGTTCCGCTACCCGGAAGACTTCGACCCGGCGACCTACTTCGACGGCAGCTTCGGCCTGTTCCGCGGGCCGAAGAACGCGCGCCTGCGGGTCGCGCTCCTCTTCGCCGCGGACGAGCCGCTGCAGCGCTATCTGCGCGAGCGGACGTGGGCGCGCGGCGAGAAGTGGACGGTGGAAGCGGACGGCCGCCTGCGGATGACGTTCACGGTCTCCTCGCTGGCGGAGGTCGCGCCGTGGGTGCGGTCGTGGGGCCGCGCCGTCGAGGTGCTCGAGCCGAAGGGGGTGGACTTCGCGACGATCGGCCTCGGGCTGGGGCCTCGCGGGTCGGCCGGCTGATGCAGCGGCGCGGCTGACGGGGTGGCGCG belongs to bacterium and includes:
- a CDS encoding WYL domain-containing protein is translated as MNWNLVEIARRLDAAPGGVLVDQLCGEFGIRPRTFRKYKRLLEDESEALFGRAVKVELTGRGEDRRIALRDARPPDANHLLEQLGALYLAQQLLGFAAGSPLLGEIEKIAGRIAAAAPKKAVLGVQVDRLRRMVHFVPSGHKDYRAKAPLVSALFGAIIGRRRISFRYRALARQAPEQVDAEPLSLVMYKGGLYVVARLDRRPPGDEPATLSVDRMTDLEISERTFRYPEDFDPATYFDGSFGLFRGPKNARLRVALLFAADEPLQRYLRERTWARGEKWTVEADGRLRMTFTVSSLAEVAPWVRSWGRAVEVLEPKGVDFATIGLGLGPRGSAG